The genomic segment ATTCGTTATTTTTTCAGAAATAAGCACGCCTTCCTCTGTTTGTTCCCCAAAGGAGTTTGCCAGCCGAATGAGCGTCGAAGCTAGCGCGCCTTGCTTGCCATAAAGCAGCAGGTCGCGGAATTTCGTCTGGGTCAGCCGATGCATGAGGCCCATCCATTTCATAAACTCAATGGCCAGATCGCCATGCTGCCATAACAAAATTTCCAAATCGCTTTTCTGGATAACGCCGATCGTGCAGTTCAGCACCGCTTTCGCACTAGAGCTGTGGCTGGAAGGGCTGAACGGATCAAATTGGCCGACGATATCTCCCTCCTGATATTGCGAGAATACAAATTCCTTGCCCTCTGTATTGTGCTTAATCAGCTTAACGCGGCCTTCCATTATGTAATAAAGCTTGTCGTCCGCATCGCCTTCCCAGAAAATATGATTGCCCGAAGGAATGTGGTGTATATACATAATTTCTTTCAGCTTCTCGAAGCCCGTCTGGGAAAAACAAAACGTATTGCATACCGTTTGAGTATAAGGTCTTGCGATTATGGCTTGTTTCATCGAAAATGGCCACCTTTGCTGTTCATTTAGGGGAATGGTCCGCTGACAAATAGCTTATTTCCAATGTAGCAGAAGTCTGTGGCGAACATAGTGATGGAAATCACAATTCATCCTTGAAAATGAGGATAAACATGGGGGGAAAAGTGATATTTGTAATAGTATCGCCTTGTAAAACCTTCTATAATGTAGCCAGAAATGGGTGTCCACTACAGGATGGAGGGACATATATGCTGACAGGGGCCATATTAGCCGGCGGGCAAAGCCGCAAAATGGGCGGTCGCCATAAAGGTCTGCTTCCTTTTATAAATGAAAGCATTGTTGAACGGCAGATTCGAACGATGAAGCAGCTTTGCGACGAAGTTATTTTAGTGACGAATGACCCACGAAGCTTTTTGCCTATTTTG from the Paenibacillus sp. BIHB 4019 genome contains:
- a CDS encoding Crp/Fnr family transcriptional regulator, whose product is MKQAIIARPYTQTVCNTFCFSQTGFEKLKEIMYIHHIPSGNHIFWEGDADDKLYYIMEGRVKLIKHNTEGKEFVFSQYQEGDIVGQFDPFSPSSHSSSAKAVLNCTIGVIQKSDLEILLWQHGDLAIEFMKWMGLMHRLTQTKFRDLLLYGKQGALASTLIRLANSFGEQTEEGVLISEKITNTELSDYIGAARESVNRMLGELKKQKVLSFEHGYILVRDMKHLQAICHCEQCPKEVCRI